From the Hevea brasiliensis isolate MT/VB/25A 57/8 chromosome 13, ASM3005281v1, whole genome shotgun sequence genome, the window aaaaaaaaagactaataATTGATAATATCATAAATTATTGATTAATTCTAGTTCtgaaattaaatgatatatttttataaaatttataatttcattatggATTATGTTCGTAAACAAATTAGATAAATGAATCTAATTTATTTTCCtctatcattaaaaattttaaaaatgaaaattttttaatttcgaatttttttatctatttattttaagatttatgatgagaaaataagTTATCacctttaactcaatcaaatgaaTAATCTCCACGTAATGATAATAGAGAAAGGttacatattatatatataaactcaCACGTACATTTAGTAAACTGATCCAAAATCTTAGGGTTTTGCTCCATAATGTTGGCCTTAACGTGCATAAATCACAGAAAAGGTCCCCCCATTTTCCCAATTACAATAACATGAACGTAGTTTAAGGCAAAACTGTGTCAAAGAAAGGTTTGTTTGGATCGATAAAGAAAGGTTTGTTTGGATCGATATATAGtcggaaaattaattaaaatccatgCATATTGTTTCATGGACCAACCGGCAATGCTTTGTTATGTATGGGACTTCTTCTTCTAACGTGGGAATAATCCATCGTAAAATATTGCGATGTGTCGTCGGTTCCCTCCACCCATTCTTGCCTTGTCCCTCTGCTTCTTTTCATCACATTTTCTTCCTTGTGGCGTGATTTTCCTGGACACAgcacattaattaatttattatacaaaTTAAATTAACATAAAAGGTTTAATTAATTAGTTGTGGAAAGTTTGCTCGGTTATATTATATGTACCTGATATATCTCCTCTCTCCATTTTATTGCTTGAAGCGGAACCTTGACCTCCATGATCATTAACCTGTTTTTCAGAAGTTACAAGACAAAAAAGTAAGGGgaaattaattgttaaattttgaaGCAATAAGCTAGTGTAAATCAACTATGAGCAGAGATACTAATGACACTTGCAGGTGCTGCTTTCTCATCAAGAAGTAGTATTATTCTAAGCTTCCTTGGAAGCGCAGCAGCAGGGAGAGAAAGCTCGACTTTATCAACTCTACTGGCCATGGCTGCTCatgatatatatacatatatatacacagGTAAATAAAATAAGAACATGAATATGATCTAAGAGTACAAAGGCAACTGAAAGAATAATAATATATACTAATCCCTTACCTTGTTCTTGAACTTGGGTACCAACACAAGATGATAAAAGCATAGAAAGGCAAATGCACAGAACAGGGAAGATGACTAGAAGCTCCATTTCTTTCCTAGAAGACTTTGCGTGAGACATTTTCTTTAGTATGGTAAGGATATATAACTTGTATGTGGTACACTGCGAGAGCTAACAAACACAAAGCACAAAAAGAAGAGTCCCAAAACAAGTACATGGAAATCCTCTACCTATTCTTCCTTTTTAGGTGGCTTCACACCATTTGGGTTTGATTTTTTGTCATTACCTACTATAGTAGGGCCCTTATTGGTTTCTGTTTCTGTAACCATGTTTATACTACACTACACATATTCCCATCAAAATCCCaaataaagaaatatatatttcACCTATCTGTCGAGAGTAAACACCACCATCGCAATCTTTCTTTGTCTCTTTAATGGAGAAGGaaagaaattatttgataatttcATCATCTTGTACTTTATTCTTCTCTCTCATTCTTAGCTAAATGGAAGAAGATTGCAGGCTAGCTCATTTACAATATTCAATCATGCAATTAGATTTAGGCAATTGATACTCCTTGGACTATTGTTACAAGTTAGTTCGggataaaatttttgagttgcatataaaattttatcaaaatctCCTCTTTTGAATTAAGTTTTAGAATTATAGTAATTTATTTCCTTTATATGGCAGCAGAGCTTACCATatctaaataaaattataaaggtcaactttttaagaaaatctcttgcaGCGCCATAAATCTTGATTGAATTGTACTTGATTGAGGATATTACATGAACGCTTTGTCTACCCCATGAAGTTTTTGTCAAATAGTACAGCATGCTTCATGTTAACCAAAGAATACATGGATTAGCTCAAATGTATCTTTCGTTTTCCAAAGTAAAATCACATGCCTTtaccttttgttcttctttcttcttcttcttcttctttttttccatAAAGGTCTGCTTTTATCAATTGAAGACATGACATGATTTGATATAAAAAAATGGAAAATAATTAAGGTAAACGTATCTTCTAAAATAAAAAGACTAGCAACCCTTCTCTTATAAATTATCTTTAAGCATTTTCTGTATTATTGATCTAAATTTTATCTCATATAATCTAAAGCATAAATTTTATCTCATACATTTCAGCTTAAACTCGCGAGAGAATTAATGCAGCGGGCTCACAGACGAGCCTTTTCTCTTGGGACCAGCCAAGTGCCAACCTTCCGTCTCTCGTTTCAAGAAACACGAATCCAGAGCACGAGAGTGCGGAAATGTTTTGAAGATTTCATTTCTCTCAGTCAAAAAGCTACTCACAGAACTTCTCATTTTCCTCCTTGTAGTTTTCGTAAGGCCTTTGTTTTTTCTTTGTTAACAAACTGTTAAATATTTTATTGCCCATCCCAacaaagttttgaaatttgaggtGTTTAacttaatttacaaaaataatTAGCTTATAATCACTTGAGCCTTATTTGATAAACTCATTTAACCTAAATGACGTCTCTTATTTATATTGTtcgataatataatatttataaaaaattattctcgTATAGGATTATTAAGATAATATcactatttttacattttaatagtttatcaataattatatttttaccaAACATTTCTACTGTAAATCAATATATAAATATGTCAATAAAGtataaaaatgaaaaagtaaatataaattattagtttacAATATTGACTAAATTAGTCATTTTGATATTTAAAGCAATTTAATTACTTatataagtttaaattaaaatgaattaaattataatctCACTAAAACCCTCTCTAAATTTAACATAGCCTTAGTGCTTGTAAACTAATTTACACCGATaaacacttaaaattttaaataattaaatattcccCATCAGAATTAGAATAAtgaaaattgtttatcttgaacaATATAAAAAATTAGCCAACAAGCAAGGAATATAAATTGATCTCCAATAGGGGCTGATGAGATCAAATAACAAACAAAATTATATACGTATTGCTTGCATCTCAAATGGCATGCCATGAGATCAAACCTAAAAGCATGACAATTTATAGCCCTACTGCACATGCACCCCAAAGTAAGAGAGAAGAGAAATATGTGTATCAGTACTACTgcctaaaaaataaataaattgtgtGAAGTATATATTTTTCTACTTTAACCTATGGACATAACAAAAGCATTCAGAATCTACAGCAAAGAAGGCCCTGCCTCCAATTCCTATGTTTCCGGAAATGTCTACGGTCAGCTTTCACCATTCTTACAGGACTGTTATTCCATTCCGACTGCAATCTGTGCCAAA encodes:
- the LOC131171736 gene encoding protein GOLVEN 6-like; the encoded protein is MSHAKSSRKEMELLVIFPVLCICLSMLLSSCVGTQVQEQAMASRVDKVELSLPAAALPRKLRIILLLDEKAAPVNDHGGQGSASSNKMERGDISGKSRHKEENVMKRSRGTRQEWVEGTDDTSQYFTMDYSHVRRRSPIHNKALPVGP